The following is a genomic window from Lysinibacillus sp. JNUCC-52.
TATGCCATGCTAATGTCTGGCTTTGTTGCTGGTCTAACAGCCTCGGGAACATTTGATTTATTAAAGGCGGCTAAAAAAGAAGGACAGCAATAATGGCTTACACTTTAAAACAAAATCTATTACCATCAATTAAATATCCAATAAAAGCACCTTACATCATGACACCACAGTATATTACAGTACACAACACGGCCAATGATGCATCTGCAGCCAATGAAATTAAATACATGATCACTAACAATAATCAGGTATCCTATCACGTTGCCATTGATGATGTAGAAGCAATTCAAGCAATCCCATTCACTCGTAACGGTTGGCATTGTGGAGATGGTCAAGGGATGGGGAACCGTAAATCAATTGGTGTTGAAATTTGCTACAGCAAAAGTGGGGGAGCTCGTTATATTGCTGCTGAGGAAAATGCAGTTAAGTATATCGCTTCTTTATTAAAACATTTTGGTTGGGGCATAGAACGTGTGAAAAAACATCAAGATTGGAACAGAAAGTACTGTCCGCATCGAATTTTAAGTGAAAATCGTTGGCATCTCTTTCTAAAACGAATTGAAGAAACTTTGAAGCCAACTACAACTATTCAACATAAGGAGGAACCAAAAGTGACTAACACATTAACATCAACAGCTAAAGAGGATTTAAAGGGCTTGCTAAAAGAAACGTATCAAAAAGGAATTTTAAAGGTGGACCATAGCGAACGAATTGGTTCAATGACGGATGGCGAGGCCTTGGGTTTATTAATATCAGTTGTAAAACGCACTTTGTAAACTTTAAACTAGATTTTCACAAAATATGTGAACTTGGTCTTTTTATTTTGAACCAACTGAAAAGCGCTTCAAATTCTTGAGTTTCAAGGATTTGGAGCGTTTTTTTATTGTGGCGTCAAAATGGTTAAATGAAACTATTTTCATACAATTAGCCGAGCAAAATTCTGGGGAAATCTTATTTCATTAATTACTATGAAAGTGAATTTCTTCAAGACCTAACTACGAACGTGAATAACCAGTAGCCTAGAATATAAGAATCCGCACAAAACATGTGGTTACTCATAATGGTGGTCGATCATCATGTTCCAAAATAATATTTAATTAACATGGTGTAAATAACTTCACAATATATATATATGTAATGTATAATATAAATATCCTAGGTATACATGAAGTAAAAACTATTTTTCAAAAGTTTGTGAAGACTATTTAATTTTGAAAAGGATGATTATAATGGGACGTTTAACAGGTAAAGTAGCAATTATCACTGGTGCAGCACTAGGGATGGGAGCGTCGGAAGCTAAGCTTTTCGCAAGTGAAGGAGCAAAAGTAGTTGCAACGGATATTAGAGATGATTTGCTAAAAGAGGTAATTCGTGAAATTAAAGAAAATGGCGGAGATGCAATTGGATTAAAGCATAATGTTACATCTGAGGAAGAGTGGAAAAATGTTATTCAGGAAGCAATAAACCATTACGGTAAGGTAGATGTACTAGTCAATAATGCTGGAGTAGCGAGTCCAAAAACGATGACTCAAATGGAAATGGATGAATGGAATAGAGTAATGGATATTAATTTAAACGGCTGTGTACTTGGGATGAAATATGTAATTCCAGAGATGCAAAAAGCCGGTGGTGGTTCTTTGATTAATATTTCATCTATTGGTGGGATAGTGGGTATGGCTGGATCAAGTCCATACACTGCTGCCAAAGGGGCATTACGCTCTTTATCTAAATCAGCTGCTGTAGAATATGGCAAAGATAAAATAAGAGTAAATTCCGTTCACCCTGGTATTATTGAGACACCTATGACTGCTGATTCATTTAAGGACGCATTACCATTCTATCAAACGTTCACTCAGCTTCCTTATTTCGGAAATCCAGAAGATGTTGCTTACGGAGTACTATTCCTTGCATCTGATGAATCACGTTTCATGACTGGAGCTGAATTAGTTATTGATGGAGGTTGGACAGCCATTTAATATTTAAGCTGGTGGCACATGTGCTTTAAAGAAAAACAATAACTACTTTTTAAATTCCAAATCAAGTAAAAAGTCGATCATTTAGTTGGGCGGCTTTTTATTTTACTCATTTTCAGCAAGCGATTCGTCTCTGTTTTTCAGAGGATTATTTTTGTAAGGCCCTTTAATAGACAAA
Proteins encoded in this region:
- a CDS encoding peptidoglycan recognition protein family protein is translated as MAYTLKQNLLPSIKYPIKAPYIMTPQYITVHNTANDASAANEIKYMITNNNQVSYHVAIDDVEAIQAIPFTRNGWHCGDGQGMGNRKSIGVEICYSKSGGARYIAAEENAVKYIASLLKHFGWGIERVKKHQDWNRKYCPHRILSENRWHLFLKRIEETLKPTTTIQHKEEPKVTNTLTSTAKEDLKGLLKETYQKGILKVDHSERIGSMTDGEALGLLISVVKRTL
- a CDS encoding SDR family NAD(P)-dependent oxidoreductase, producing the protein MGRLTGKVAIITGAALGMGASEAKLFASEGAKVVATDIRDDLLKEVIREIKENGGDAIGLKHNVTSEEEWKNVIQEAINHYGKVDVLVNNAGVASPKTMTQMEMDEWNRVMDINLNGCVLGMKYVIPEMQKAGGGSLINISSIGGIVGMAGSSPYTAAKGALRSLSKSAAVEYGKDKIRVNSVHPGIIETPMTADSFKDALPFYQTFTQLPYFGNPEDVAYGVLFLASDESRFMTGAELVIDGGWTAI